AGAGCACGTGCACCGGCACCGCGAGATCGTTCGCGGCCGCGAGCGACCAGCGCCCCTCGCCCGAGTCGGAGACGCGCCCGCCGAATGCCGCCAGCTGCTTGTCGCCGGCCAGCGCCTGCGCCACGAGATCGAGGAGCCACGAGGGGATCACGCTCCCGCGCCGCCAGAGCTCGGCGATCTCGCCGACGTCGAACTCGTATCGATAGTGCTCGGGGTGGCGCAGCGGCGTCGTCTCGGCGTCGTGCTCGCGAGAATGCATGCCGGCATTGGCGTGCACCAGGAGGTTGAACCCCTCGGCGTACGCCGCCATCATCCCGTACTCGATGGCGTTGTGCACCATCTTCACGAAGTGCCCGGCGCCGGCGGGGCCGCAATGCAGGTACCCCTGGTGCGCCGTCAGCGCGGGATCGTTGGTGCGCCCGGGCGTCGGCGGCGCGGCGTCGGCGCCTGGCGCCAGCGTGACGAACAGCGGCTCGAGGCGGCGCACCACGTCCGTCTCGCCGCCGATCATGAGGCAGTAGCCGCGCTCGAGCCCGAAGACGCCGCCGCTGACCCCGCAATCCACGTAGTGCAGCCCGCGCTCGCGCAGGCGCGCGGAGCGGGCGATGTCGTCCTGGAAGAACGAGTTCCCGCCGTCCACGACCGTATCGCCAGCTGCAAGGAGGGGCACCAGCTCGTCGATCGCGGCGTCGACGACGCCGGCGGGAACCATGAGCCACACCACGCGCGGGGGGGGCAGGGCCGCCACCAGCGCCTGCGCCGTCATCGCGCCGATTGCCCCATCGGCGGCGATCGCCTTCACGGCATCGGCCGACCGGTCGAAGGCCACGCAGCGATGGCCGGCGCGCCGCAGGCGACGGACCATGTTGGCCCCCATCCGGCCGAGTCCCACCATGCCGACATCCATCACGCCCTCCGCGAAGCATGCCTGTTGGACGCAGATGCTTTCTTTGCGTCGTCACCACTGCGCCGGTCGCGCTTCCTCAATGTATGCTTCGTCATGCCAGCGCAACGGATCCGCATCGGAACGCGTGAATCCATTGCGGCGCAGCTGACGGATCAGGTCGCCAGTGATGCGCGCGCGGCCATCGCCGCGCGTGGGCGCTGCTCCCTGGCCATCCCCGGCGGCTCGGTGGCCGAGGTACTCGTCCCGCGCCTGGCGTCGCGCGATCTCCCGTGGGAGCGCGTGCACATCTTCTGGTGCGACGAACGGGGAGTGCCGCTCGACGACCCCGCCTCCAACGCCGGCACCGCGATGCGCCGATGGGCCGGTACGCCCCTGGCACAGGGCGCGCGCGTGCACGTGATGGACGGGGGCGCCGCCGACCTCGAGGCGGCAGCACGGAGCTACGAGCGCGCGCTCGTCGAAGGCGCGGGCGACCCCCCCGTGCTGGACCTGCTGGTGCTCGGCATCGGCGAGGATGGACACGTCGCCTCGCTCTTTCCGGGACACCCGGCATCGGCCGAAGCGCGGCAATGGGTGGTGCCGGTGCACGACGCCAGCAAGGCGCCGGCGCGACGCCTCACGCTCACCATGCCCGTCTTGCTCGGCGCGCGTCACGTCATCCTCGCCGCCTTCGGCGCGTCCAAGGCGGACGTCGTGCGCCGTTCGCTCGAGGGACCGGAGACGCCGTCGCCAGCTGCACACCTCGTGCGCGCGGCCCACCACCTGACGATCATGCTCGACGACGCCGCGGCGCGCGACGTCTCCCCCACACCTCGAGGCGCGGGCCATGAGTGAAGCCGATCGCCTGGCACCCGGATGGCCGGGGCTGGAGCCACGCTGGACCACCAGCGCCAAGAGCGCCGTCGGCACCGCGCTCGGCGACGGGTCGCGCGTGTGGTTCACCGCGAGTCACGGCATCCTGAATGAGCTGTACTATCCCGAGGTGGACACCGCCTGCCTCCGGGACGCCGGCTTCATGATCACGGCCCGGGACGGCTTCTTCTCCGAGGAAAAGCGCGACTGCGACCACGGGGTCGAGTGGCTGGCGCCGGGCGTCCCGGCGTTCCGCCTGCGCAATCGCTGCCGGCAGGGGCGCTACGAGATCGAGAAGCGCGTCTGTACCTCGACCGACTACGATGTGGTGCTGCAGCACGTGCGCTTCACGCCGCTCCATGGCGCGCTCGGCGACTACATCATCACGCTCCTGCTGAGCCCCCACCTGGGCAATCACGGCGCGGGCAACACCGGATGGGTCGGTGCGTCCAAGGGCGAGCGCATCCTGTTCGCCCAGCGCGATGGCCTGGCCCTCGCCGTGGCCTGCTCGCCGGGGTTCGGCAGGTGCACCGCCGGGTTCGCCGGCAGCCTCGATGCCTGGCACGACGTGCGCGCCAACGGGCGCCTCGTCGACTGCTTCGATCGTGCCGAGAACGGCAACATCGCGCTCGCCGCGGAGATCGAGATGCTCGGCGCCGTTGGGGAGTTCACCATCGCCATCGGCTTCGGCCGCGACGCCGAGACGGCCGCGCTGCACGCGCGCGCCTCGCTCCTGCGGAGCTACGACGAGAGCGAGCGCGCGTATGCCGCGCCGTGGCGGGCGTGGCAGGGGCAACTGCTCGCCCTGGACGAGGCACCGCCTGCCCCGGCGGGCGCCGCGCCGGCGGGCGGAACCGACAGCGGCGCCGCGCCGCGCCCGTTGTACCGCGCCAGCACGGCCGTCATGCGGACGCACATGTCCGTCGCCATGAACGGCGGCGCCATCGCCAGCCTGTCGGTGCCATGGGGGTCGAGCAAGGGCGATGGCGACCTGGGGGGCTATCACCTGGTCTGGCCGCGCGACATGGTGGAGATGGCCGGCGGGCTGCTGGCCGCCGGTGCGCATCGTGAGATGCGCGACATGCTGGGCTTCCTGGCCGTGTCGCAGGAGCCGGACGGGCACTGGCCGCAGAACATGTGGCTCAACGGCACCCCGTACTGGCACGGCGTGCAGCTGGACGAAGCCGCCTTCCCCATCCTGCTGGTGGACGGCGCGCGGCGCGCCGACGCCATCTGGGCCCGGGACGTGGCACGCTTCTGGGGCATGGTGCGCCGCGCCGCCTGCTTCGTCGCGATGCACGGCCCGGCCACCGACCAGGATCGCTGGGAGGAGGATGCCGGCTACTCCCCCTTCACGCTGGCCGTGACGATCGCCGCCTTGCTGGCCGCGGCCGAGCTGGCGGACGCGGCCGGCGAGCCGCTGCTGGCGGCCTACCTGCGCGACACCGCCGATGACTGGAATGCCGACATCGAGCGCTGGAGCTACGTCGAGGACACGCCGCTGAGCCGATCGTTAGGCGTGCAGGGCTACTACATTCGCATCGGCAACGCCAGGGGCGACGAAGAGGGATCGCCCACGCGCGGGGCCACGCCGGTCAAGAACCGGGCGGCCGGCCATGCCGAGATCGCGACCTATGCGATGGTCAGTGCCGACGCCCTGGCGCTGGTCCGGTTCGGCTTGCGCGATGCGCACGACCGCCGCGTGACCGACACCGTGCGCGTGATCGACGCGCTCCTGCGCGAGGAGACGGCCACGGGCCCCGCGTGGAAGCGCTACAACGAGGACGGCTACGGCGAGCACGAGGACGGAAGCCCGTTCGACGGGACGGGGGTCGGGCGTGGCTGGCCGTTGCTGGCCGGCGAGCGCGCGCACTACGAGCTGGCGGCCGGGCGCGTGGACGAGGCCGCGCGGCTGGCGGCGGTGATGCGCGCACAGACGAGTCCCGGCGGCATGCTCCCCGAGCAGGTGTGGGACGCCCCCGACGTCGCACCACTCGAGCTGCGCAACGGGCATCCCACCGGCTCGGCGATGCCGCTGGTGTGGGCGCACGCCGAGTACGTGAAGCTGCTGCGCTCGTTGCGCGAGGGGCGGGTCCATGACTGCCCCCCGCAGGCGAGGGCACGCTACGTCGAGCGGGCGAACGTCCCGCGCGTCACCGGCTGGCGCGTCACGCGACGGGTGTCCCGGCTGCGTGCCGGGAGCGCGCTGCGCATCGACGCGCCGGAGCCGGTGCGCGTCCGCTGGACCGCCGATGCCTGGGCGACCTGTGCCGACGCCGAGTCGCAGGTCATCGCCCCCTCCGTGCACGTGGCGGAGCTGCCGACACAGCGGCTTGCAGCTGGAGCGGTGGTGGAGTTCGCGCTGTACTGGCCCGGCGGGGATCGGTGGGAGGGGCGCAACTTCTCGGTAACCGTGGAAGGGGCGGCGCCCACGCCGTGAGCGGGGGCGCCGCCCCGGCTCACGGCCGCCGCAGCGCCTCCAGCGCCTCCTTCTCGCGCACCCAGTATGGCTTGGGGAAGGCCCGCGCCGTCGGCCACACGCGATCGAGCGTCATCCCCTCGTACACCTCCCCATCCTTCACCACGTACCGGATGTCCGTCGAGTTCCGGATGTTGTCGAGCGGGTTGGCGTTGAGGACGACGAGGTCGGCGAGCTTGCCCGCCTCGATCGACCCCAGGTCCTTCCCGTAGCCGATCGACTCCGCGCCGTGGATCGTCGCGATGCGCAGCGCCTCCATCGGCGTCATGTCGCCGCTCTGCAGCATCCACAGCTCCCAGTGCGCGCCGATCCCGTCCTGCTGCCCGTGCGACCCCAGCCCCGCGCGCCCGCCGGCCCGCACGATGTCGCGCACCCCGCGGGCGATGGCCGGGAAGTTGTAGTCTTCCTCCACGATGAGCGGGCGGCGGCGCGCCTGGCGCGTGAGGAGCTCGGCGGGGGTGAAGTAGGAGGTCTTGGGATCCTTGTCCAGCTCCGTGCGCGCGCGCCAGTAGCCGTCGCCGGCCGGCGCCCCGTATGCCACCACCAGCGTCGGGGTGTACGTGATGCGCGCATCGGCCAGTACCGTCACCACGTCCTTGTACAGCGGCACCTGCCCGATCGAGTGCTCCAGCGCGGTGTAGCCGTCGATCGCCATGGTGATGTCGGCCTTGAGGTCGGCCGCCCCCTCGTTGGTCGCATTGATCCCCTCGGCAATCGCCGCCTGCAGGATCCACTGCCGCTGGATGCGCCGCGGCTGCAGGTACTGCTTGAGCGAGTTGACTCCCTGCCCCTTGTAGCGGCGCACGACGGCCAGCGCGTCGTCGTACGAGCGGATGGGCGTGTTGTTGCTGGTGAGGGGGAAGCCGGTGGCGTAGATGCGCGATCCCACCATCTCGCCCGCGTCGATCAGCTCGCCCCACGCCACGTTCCAGCGCGTCCCGCTGGGGTTGCGCGTGGTCGTCACGCCGTAGGCCAGGTTCGAGGCGATCGACCACTCCTGGTCCGGCGCCATCTCGCGCCCCGTCTTGGGGTGGGCGTGGACGTCGACCAGCCCGGGGATGATCGTCTTCCCCGTCAGGTCGATGGTGCGTGCACCTGCCGGCGCAACGATGTTGGCCCCGACCTGGGCGATGCGGTTGCCGGTGATGAGGATGTCGCCGCGCTCGAGCACCTCGTCGCCCTTCATCGTCACGATGCGCCCCCCCTGCAGCAGGAGGGTCCCCTGCGGCGTGGCGCGCGGGACCTCGAGCGACACCACCGCGTGCGACGTCCGCCACCGGGCCGGCTCGGCGTGCGCCATCACCGAGTCGATGGCGGCGCGGTAGTAGTGATTGGCGAACGACCAGGTGACCGTGCGCCCGCCGTCGCCGAAGCCGGCGTAGTTGGCCCCCTCCAGCGTGACGCGGCGCAGCGGGACCGACGGCGAGGCGAAGTTGATGGCCAGCCCCTCTCCCCCCGCGTCGGCCAGCGGGAAGGCGTACAGGTCGTCGCGATCGAGCACCAGGGCGTGCTTGCCGTTAGGCGCAACACGCACCGAGATGCCGAGCGCCTGGGTGGTCGTGATGCGGGCATGCGTGCGCTTGTCGGTGCCATCCATGCGCACCGACACCAGCGCCGTCGTCGCCGTGGCGCTGAAGCCGGGGGTGGGGTTGGGGAGCGCCTCGGTGAAGTAGGCGCGCGCCGGCCCCGGGGTGGCGCCCGAGATCCCGGCCACCACCGTGCCACCGGCGCCGAACGGGTTGCCCCCGGCGCCGCCGGGCGCCGTCACCCGGACGGCCGCCCCTCCGGCCGCCGGGACCACGCGGATCTCGGTGATCGCCGCCACCGTCCCCGACCCCAGCCCCGACTCGCGCGGGAGCCAGGTGAAGGCGATCCGGTCGCCCTCCGGGGTCCACATCGGCGACGACACCCACCCGCCGTCCCTCGTCAGCTGCACCGGCGCCCCGGTCCCGTCGCTTCGCGCCTTCCACAGCGCGCCGCCCGCCGAGTCGGACCACGTGACGTACGCCACCCACTCCCCGTCCGGGGAGAAGGCGGGGAAGTATTCCCGCGCGCCCCCCCTCGTCAGGCGCCGCGGCTTCCCGATCGCCTCCCCCTCACGCGCCGCCAGCCACACCTTGCCCAGCGCGGAGAAGGCGAGCCGGCGCCCGTTCGGCGACTCGCCCACGGATTGCAGCTGTGTAATGCGCACGGGCCCGTCGCCCACCGTCAACGGGACGGAGTGACGCTTCGCCATCCCCAGCTCCACGTCCACCGAGAAGGGAATCGTGCTGACGCGCTTCGTCGCCAGCTCCACGCGCTTGATCTTCCCGCCGCCGTAGAAGACCACGGCGCGCGAGTCCGGCGTGAACGCATACCCCGGAAAGACGTCGTTCGGTGCGTAGCCCTCGGCGTCGTCGCGCTGCACCTCGCCCACCAGCCACGTGTCCTCGTGCGTCGCCAGGTCGCGGATGCGCAGCGCCGTCTTCGTCCCGGCGCGCGTGGCGTAGACCAGCCACTTCCCGTCGGGCGACGCGACCGGGCGGAAGGCGCCCCCCGCACCGGCGGTCAGCGCCGTCTCCCGCCCCGCCTCGCGATCGTAGGCCACCAGCTGGTAGGCGCCGAAGTTCTCCCCGCCGTAGCCGCCGCCGTGCGTCGCGGTGTACATCACCGTCCCGTCGGGCGAGAAGGCGACACCCGTGTTCGTGGACTTGCGCGTTGCGGCCGACGGGAACAACTGCACGCCGCTCCCGCCGTTCACGTGGTACATCCAGAGCGGGACGTTGGTGAGGTAGTTCTCGGCCGTGGGATAGGGGCCGAAGCGGCGCACCACGAGGTACTGGCCATCCGGGGTCCACGCCGGCGACGAGAGGGCGTTGTCCACCTCCCGGGTGATCCTGCGCGCCCCGCTCCCGTCGGCGTTCACCACCCAGAGGTTGTCGCCCCCGTCGCGGTCGGAGATGAAGGCCACGCGGCGCCCGTCCGGGGCCCAGCGCGGCATCGCGTCCCACGCCATTCCGCTCGTCAGGCGCGTCGCCTTGCCGCCGGTCATCGGAATGGTGTAGAGGTCGCCCAGGAGGTCGAAGACGATGCGCTGACCGTCAGGGGACACGTCGAGCGAGATCCAGGTCCCCTCGTCGGTCGTGAAGCGGAGGGTCCGCTCGGGTTGCAGCGGGAGCAGG
This region of Gemmatimonadetes bacterium SCN 70-22 genomic DNA includes:
- a CDS encoding 6-phosphogluconate dehydrogenase (decarboxylating), with amino-acid sequence MDVGMVGLGRMGANMVRRLRRAGHRCVAFDRSADAVKAIAADGAIGAMTAQALVAALPPPRVVWLMVPAGVVDAAIDELVPLLAAGDTVVDGGNSFFQDDIARSARLRERGLHYVDCGVSGGVFGLERGYCLMIGGETDVVRRLEPLFVTLAPGADAAPPTPGRTNDPALTAHQGYLHCGPAGAGHFVKMVHNAIEYGMMAAYAEGFNLLVHANAGMHSREHDAETTPLRHPEHYRYEFDVGEIAELWRRGSVIPSWLLDLVAQALAGDKQLAAFGGRVSDSGEGRWSLAAANDLAVPVHVLSAALFERFTSRGEGDFQNRLLSALRYQFGGHLEKPAS
- a CDS encoding 6-phosphogluconolactonase → MPAQRIRIGTRESIAAQLTDQVASDARAAIAARGRCSLAIPGGSVAEVLVPRLASRDLPWERVHIFWCDERGVPLDDPASNAGTAMRRWAGTPLAQGARVHVMDGGAADLEAAARSYERALVEGAGDPPVLDLLVLGIGEDGHVASLFPGHPASAEARQWVVPVHDASKAPARRLTLTMPVLLGARHVILAAFGASKADVVRRSLEGPETPSPAAHLVRAAHHLTIMLDDAAARDVSPTPRGAGHE
- a CDS encoding glucan 1,4-alpha-glucosidase; this translates as MSEADRLAPGWPGLEPRWTTSAKSAVGTALGDGSRVWFTASHGILNELYYPEVDTACLRDAGFMITARDGFFSEEKRDCDHGVEWLAPGVPAFRLRNRCRQGRYEIEKRVCTSTDYDVVLQHVRFTPLHGALGDYIITLLLSPHLGNHGAGNTGWVGASKGERILFAQRDGLALAVACSPGFGRCTAGFAGSLDAWHDVRANGRLVDCFDRAENGNIALAAEIEMLGAVGEFTIAIGFGRDAETAALHARASLLRSYDESERAYAAPWRAWQGQLLALDEAPPAPAGAAPAGGTDSGAAPRPLYRASTAVMRTHMSVAMNGGAIASLSVPWGSSKGDGDLGGYHLVWPRDMVEMAGGLLAAGAHREMRDMLGFLAVSQEPDGHWPQNMWLNGTPYWHGVQLDEAAFPILLVDGARRADAIWARDVARFWGMVRRAACFVAMHGPATDQDRWEEDAGYSPFTLAVTIAALLAAAELADAAGEPLLAAYLRDTADDWNADIERWSYVEDTPLSRSLGVQGYYIRIGNARGDEEGSPTRGATPVKNRAAGHAEIATYAMVSADALALVRFGLRDAHDRRVTDTVRVIDALLREETATGPAWKRYNEDGYGEHEDGSPFDGTGVGRGWPLLAGERAHYELAAGRVDEAARLAAVMRAQTSPGGMLPEQVWDAPDVAPLELRNGHPTGSAMPLVWAHAEYVKLLRSLREGRVHDCPPQARARYVERANVPRVTGWRVTRRVSRLRAGSALRIDAPEPVRVRWTADAWATCADAESQVIAPSVHVAELPTQRLAAGAVVEFALYWPGGDRWEGRNFSVTVEGAAPTP